The window GCGGCGTAAGCACCAGCCGTCCAGCCGCCTGGTCGTAGGTCACCGCCTGTCCCATCAGGCGAGAAAAAGTGAAAAGCTTAAAGCGGCGCTTCTCCAGGGCAAAGCCATGCTCGTGCAGGTAGCTCCTGAGTACCGGATTATCCATCCGGCGGTAGATCAACCCCTGGAGCAAGTGCCCGTACTGGACGGGTATGGCCACCGGCCCGGGAGCGCTAAAGAAGATAGTGAGCTGCATGGGTAATTTCCCCTCCCGCTTCACATATAAATATACCCCGACGCCGATTAACGAAGGCTCTCCAGCAACTCTCTGTACCAGTCTTTGTCCAGTGACTGCTTCTCACGTCCGGCTTCCTTCACCTTGGCCACAATGGCCTCTGCTATACGGCGTTTATGCTCCGGGCTAACATCAAGCTTCCACCACTGTTCATAAAAGGCCTGAATGCGTCCTGCAACTTCCGAAGTCCTCAACGCCCGGATCTGGTTAATTAACTGATCAACCTTTCTGTCCTCTACGCCGGTAATGGGAGGAACTGACTCCAACCTCAATCGTCCGTAGCCGCTGGAGGTTTTCGCTCCTACGCCCAAGTTAAGGAGGGCGTACTGTAAAATCTCGAACGCCGCCTTTACCCAGGCATCTGGCCCTGCTAACGCCACCAGATATTTGCCCGTGGCCGACAGGAACGGGACCGGGTTCGGACTGTCCCAATCCGCCGGAGGCTTGTCCCCTTTTTGGTAGTACCCTTCATGATGGACAGTAATCACATCGGGGTATAAAAGCCTGGAACCAGGCAGGGGCAGCGCATCGAAAAAAATGACGTAGCCTGCGGTATCGGTATCGCCAAAAACTGTCTTATATGCCCCGGCGTTCGCCTGCCAATCATCCCCTAAATACTGACGGGCAAAGCTGGCGGCCAGTCCTTTGAGGGCACTACCGGGAATGTAGGGCACGCCATAGGT is drawn from Candidatus Desulforudis audaxviator MP104C and contains these coding sequences:
- the cmr6 gene encoding type III-B CRISPR module RAMP protein Cmr6; translated protein: MSTRRTCLVSARKTPTTNAGLWLDKFIRNQAREDKDSRHDLVREVSDIPVPEEYSRWFERWRRVLQDYGAACRVAEVLGRIAVGLGEESVLETSVALHHTYGVPYIPGSALKGLAASFARQYLGDDWQANAGAYKTVFGDTDTAGYVIFFDALPLPGSRLLYPDVITVHHEGYYQKGDKPPADWDSPNPVPFLSATGKYLVALAGPDAWVKAAFEILQYALLNLGVGAKTSSGYGRLRLESVPPITGVEDRKVDQLINQIRALRTSEVAGRIQAFYEQWWKLDVSPEHKRRIAEAIVAKVKEAGREKQSLDKDWYRELLESLR